One genomic region from Lycorma delicatula isolate Av1 chromosome 1, ASM4794821v1, whole genome shotgun sequence encodes:
- the Crz gene encoding corazonin, which yields MLLTRLPAAVIIVLSCLVGMLFAQTFQYSRGWTNGRKRSSLKSPREIDCQLQRLRAIIEGKSDQLYWPCAWQNFPENIQHSSPPAVPPALIVENPEDN from the exons ATGTTGTTAACTAGATTACCCGCAGCAGTAATAATTGTGCTCAGTTGTCTGGTTGGCATGTTATTTGCTCAGACATTTCAGTATTCAAGAGGATGGACAAATGGAAGAAAGAGGTCATCATTAAAATCTCCCCGTGAAATCGATTGTCAACTACAGAGGCTCAGAGCAATTATCGAGGGAAAGAGCGATCAg cTTTACTGGCCGTGTGCTTGGCAAAATTTTCCAGAGAATATTCAACATTCTTCACCCCCTGCAGTTCCACCAGCCCTTATTGTCGAAAATCCTGAAGATAATTAG